Proteins encoded within one genomic window of Episyrphus balteatus chromosome 1, idEpiBalt1.1, whole genome shotgun sequence:
- the LOC129921555 gene encoding uncharacterized protein LOC129921555, which produces MKKLLQYFTDSHTRSTICLFNEDEPVLPFGCFKSEYTKKYCIPEQTPRRCLLRRSTSLHLEKGLMNIKTEQQSQYLPYSQEDIQSCRTYPIKNPESLHFIGETEMTGEYRSSFISYPMIDRTSSILPREAFKVSETETTPSDDRLKREIVPRKTQLNFEGESSFAPSEYRRQYIQFRIEKAHSIPQLSHIKIHGDFKGIPEYQDNYRMYDCYSKSAPIKKADNLTISGEVSGPKELPEYREKFKDPPKIVVEKSLKAQDNLNPRGEFTKEVPEYFESFRDPQVKEKPERGKCREPYLRLKGKLEFNPEYRSTYLDFPRSRPVVKKATSSIRFQNGTSPRRKFKSSSPNRYVEIDPTLPLTHQPEYRRAQYNYQIRERTPPKRLVDTLTHQQSPSKAVKGRENINTNSSSNGKTPQKRRPSRPGQTASIGELKAKQESFENVVSSSKKLAKFGRRASIVQNTRDKVSIIEGNAKYSTKRPNDVLAPSRKDNKESFVVLKEPCRKSAWMKKSWYES; this is translated from the exons ATGAAAAAACTACTTCAATATTTTACAGATTCACATACTCGCAGtactatttgtttatttaatgaaGATGAACCAGTGCTTCCATTTGGCTGCTTCAAATctgaatatacaaaaaaatattgtattccCGAACAAACACCACGTCGATGTTTATTAAGAAGATCCACCTCATTGCATCTTGAAAAAGGTTTAATGAATATAAAAACTGAACAACAATCACAATATCTTCCATATTCTCAAGAGGATATCCAAAG CTGCCGAACATATCCCAtcaaaaatccagaatcccTACATTTCATTGGTGAGACTGAAATGACTGGAGAATATCGATCATCGTTTATTTCTTATCCCATGATTGATCGAACTTCATCAATTTTACCCCGAGAAGCTTTTAAAGTTTCCGAAACTGAAACTACACCATCCGATGATCGTCTTAAGAGAGAAATAGTTCCCCGAAAGACTCAACTCAACTTTGAAGGAGAATCATCATTTGCTCCATCAGAATACCGACGACAATATATCCAGTTTCGAATTGAAAAAGCCCATTCTATACCCCAACTAAGTCATATCAAGATCCATGGTGACTTCAAGGGTATTCCAGAGTATCAAGACAATTACAGAATGTACGATTGCTATTCCAAAAGTGCTCCAATCAAAAAAGCTGATAACTTAACCATTTCCGGAGAAGTTTCCGGTCCAAAAGAACTCCCAGAGTACCGTGAGAAATTCAAAGACCCCCCAAAAATCGTAGTTGAAAAGTCCCTAAAGGCTCAAGATAACCTTAATCCTCGGGGTGAATTCACCAAAGAAGTTCCCGAATACTTTGAAAGCTTTCGCGATCCACAAGTTAAAGAAAAACCAGAACGTGGCAAATGCCGGGAACCCTATCTCCGTCTCAAGGGCAAACTTGAATTCAATCCCGAATATCgtagtacttatttggacttTCCCCGATCTCGACCAGTTGTCAAAAAGGCAACTTCTTCAATTCGCTTTCAAAATGGCACTTCGCCAAGACGGAAATTTAAGTCAAGCTCACCAAATCGTTATGTCGAAATTGATCCAACACTGCCATTGACCCACCAGCCAGAGTACCGTCGAGCACAGTACAATTATCAAATACGAGAACGAACGCCACCGAAAAGACTTGTCGacactttgacacatcaacaatcgcCCTCGAAAGCTGTCAAAGGGAGGGAGAATATAAATACGAACTCTTCGTCGAATGGGAAGACTCCACAGAAACGACGACCGTCAAGACCCGGCCAGACAGCATCGATTGGTGAGCTTAAAGCAAAGCAGGAAAGCTTTGAGAATGTTGTTTCATCTTCCAAGAAGCTTGCTAAGTTCGGCAGAAGGGCTTCCATTGTACAGAATACCAGGGATAAAGTATCGATTATTGAAGGCAATGCAAAATATTCAACCAAGAGGCCAAATGATGTGCTGGCTCCGAGTAGAAAGGATAATAAGGAATCGTTTGTTGTTTTGAAAGAACCTTGCCGAAAGAGTGCTTGGATGAAGAAGTCTTGGTATGAATCGTAG
- the LOC129921443 gene encoding uncharacterized protein LOC129921443, whose translation MDARDGTPQHILGLPIRSHTRIYVSYLIPSCLELFVYIVQFFADCAVSYQHFRFGQIFFGWITLTLVLAPPVLCFIFVMTSAEQWSNPRHANKTKFITFQVGSLLLFPIFAAYRFSRRIFWSIEALFHDNDDNERMYCLTKAGECSTCELYHLIQAYAQSAPQIILQLYHMLSQDLFRNYNTTTVQAISLVFAAIDLAAITVTYQRFESQKLAGRPYPWAVPSQIQNQKQRLLAAERLKKENECKNRESERKISVFPESTKIMENFKLRHSGEADGDSKAHPSSRVGNFDKKIKDVAPDIEAIGHDEVDNERNSDISSRSLGTPTNSTDDEKIQTNSRPKLFKYFPSGTSLNAIEAIDMVPESPPPPLPSSSSSFPPLPPQLRTQISTTESTGRNRLSAMANRMSTLKDMLWLNAQLYITENVPRPPKMLTARLLESNPSEDGRDVPPSFKPPSPPSQSPQPNDETDFFIPRSYKIINGIEQDDFAAKTVAFLGWLAFICMRMLALSTFCVFYTRAFLILIGAHYVMMLFWLSLESKFQDKLNRIVFYLLLAYVYIFVILEFRIKFRNIRVWYVCFFTLTMGENLLMTFSWWLFGEFESWWFGFMYDAIIYSGGIFSATLIVYYCILRPRDVIYVLPEEDINRK comes from the exons atggATGCCCGTGATGGCACTCCACAACATATCCTCGGGTTACCCATCCGAAGTCATACACGTATTTATGTTTCCTATCTAATACCATCGTGCTTGGAACTTTTTGTTTACATTGTGCAATTCTTTGCCGACTGTGCTGTTTCGTATCAACATTTTCGTTTTGGCCAAATATTCTTTGGATGGATAACTCTGACATTAGTTTTAGCGCCACCTGTGTTGTGTTTTATATTTGTTATGACATCAGCTGAGCAATGGTCTAATCCCAGACAtgctaataaaacaaaatttatcacATTCCAAGTTGGGAGTTTGTTGTTATTTCCAATATTTGCTGCTTACAg attttccCGACGTATATTTTGGTCAATCGAAGCACTCTTCCATGACAATGACGACAATGAACGCATGTATTGCCTGACCAAGGCTGGTGAATGTTCAACATGTGAGTTGTATCATCTGATACAGGCTTACGCCCAATCAGCTCCACAAATCATCCTCCAACTATACCACATGTTATCGCAGGATCTCTTTCGAAACTATAATACAA cTACTGTCCAAGCCATTAGTTTGGTATTCGCTGCCATCGATTTGGCAGCCATCACCGTCACCTATCAACGTTTCGAGAGTCAAAAACTAGCCGGCCGTCCATATCCATGGGCAGTTCCAAGCcaaattcaaaaccaaaaacaacgTCTCTTGGCTGCTgaaagattaaaaaaagaaaacgaatgTAAAAACCGTGAATCGGAACGTAAAATATCCGTTTTTCCagaaagtacaaaaataatggaaaatttcaaacTGCGTCACAGTGGTGAAGCTGACGGTGACTCAAAAGCTCACCCTTCAAGTAGGGTTggtaattttgacaaaaaaataaaagatgttGCACCCGACATCGAAGCCATTGGCCACGACGAGGTCGACAATGAACGGAATTCAGACATTTCATCTCGTTCACTTGGCACACCAACGAATTCCACAGACGACGAGAAAATCCAAACGAATAGTCGTCCCAAGCTCTTTAAGTATTTCCCCAGCGGGACATCCTTGAATGCGATTGAAGCTATTGATATGGTTCCAGAGAGTCCACCACCTCcattaccatcatcatcatcatcatttcctCCACTACCACCTCAACTCCGTACACAGATATCAACGACAGAGTCCACAGGAAGAAATCGATTATCTGCTATGGCGAATAGGATGTCTACACTCAAGGACATGCTGTGGCTTAATGCTCAGCTATATATAACAGAAAACGTGCCACGACCTCCAAAAATGCTCACCGCACGATTACTGGAATCAAATCCATCCGAAGATGGAAGAGATGTCCCACCTAGCTTTAAACCACCATCACCTCCATCTCAATCCCCACAACCAAACGATGAAACTGACTTTTTCATCCCTCGCTCATATAAAATCATCAACGGCATCGAACAGGATGACTTTGCTGCCAAAACTGTCGCCTTTTTGGGTTGGCTAGCCTTCATCTGCATGCGAATGTTGGCCTTATCAACCTTCTGTGTCTTTTATACCCGTGCCTTCCTCATACTTATTGGAGCCCATTACGTGATGATGCTCTTTTGGCTATCACTCGAATCAAAATTCCAGGACAAACTCAACAGGATTGTGTTTTACCTTTTGCTAGCGTATGTTTATATATTTGTGATTCTTGAGTTTCGCATTAAATTTAGAAACATTCGGGTGTGGTATGTTTGTTTCTTTACATTGACAATGGGGGAGAATTTACTAATGACATTTAGTTGGTGGTTGTTTGGGGAATTTGAATCGTGGTGGTTTGGATTTATGTACGATGCGATTATTTATAGTGGAGGTATTTTTTCAGCTACGTTAATTGTTTATTATTGTATTTTGAGACCTAGAGATGTTATTTATGTTTTACCGGAAGAAGatataaatagaaaataa